A genomic segment from Methanoplanus limicola DSM 2279 encodes:
- the carB gene encoding carbamoyl-phosphate synthase large subunit, protein MPLRADIKKVILIGSGPIQIGQAAEFDFSGSQACRALREEGIEVVLVNSNPATIQTDPDMADVIYVEPLRADVIAKIIEKEKPDGILSGMGGQTGLNMTAELAEMGALEDVEILGTPLEAIYRGEDREQFRDLMNEIGEPVPKSMILESMSQLDEALETVGLPAIIRPAYTLGGAGGGIANSPEELRRIVELGLQKSRIHQVLIEESVIGWKEIEFEVMRDAADTCIIICGMENVDAMGVHTGESVVVAPILTLRDDEFQKLRTASIKIIRALDVQGGCNVQLAYKDGDYRVIEVNPRVSRSSALASKATGYPIARVASKIAIGLRLDEITNTVTGCTAASFEPAIDYVVVKVPRWPFDKFKGADRTLTTAMKSTGEVMAIGRTLEEAFMKSLRSLDTDINVHTDHSEIRMLLKNPTDERFGCLFDAFRQGFSVEEVAELTMIDAFFLQKIANIIETETRLRSGSPSDAEIIKAVDYGFTPEDIAEITGLDKAAITEIAGDPVYKMVDTCAAEFPARTPYYYSTRGLDCEIEKNGKDKVLILGSGPIRIGQGIEFDYCTVHAVMALREEGTEVHIVNNNPETVSTDFDTSDRLFFEPMKLGDIMNILRKDDYAGVMVQFGGQNSVNLAMPIEKAIQEEGLSTKILGTTPAAMDMAEDRDRFSQLLDELKIPSPANDSAYSEEEAFEIAKRIGYPLLVRPSYVLGGRAMELVHDDIELQNYIKEAVRVSKKHPVLLDSFLQNAIEIDVDAVCDGKDVLIGGIMEHIEEAGVHSGDSACVIPPQSLSDDVIETVRDYTKKLALGIGVCGLINIQYAVKDGVVYVLEANPRASRTVPFVSKATGIPLAKIAAKAMAGISLAETGFEEKKINHVAVKEVLLPFNKLPGVDAVLGPEMKSTGEVMGIDYDFGRAYYKACIAADNELPLEGTVFISGGDEHKDELLEVALKLKELGLNILATKGTVDFFSKNGLEANLVRKVQEGSPNIIDMMRKGEAKLIINTPSDKYSRQDHMQIMRSALDYGIPYITTVQAAKAAALAIKAIKMEEVTIEPLSHYHNMI, encoded by the coding sequence ATGCCGCTAAGAGCTGATATTAAAAAAGTGATCCTCATTGGATCAGGCCCGATTCAGATCGGACAGGCTGCTGAATTTGACTTCTCAGGGTCACAGGCCTGCCGTGCTCTGAGGGAAGAAGGAATTGAAGTAGTCCTCGTAAACTCAAATCCTGCAACCATCCAGACAGATCCTGACATGGCGGATGTGATATATGTTGAGCCTTTAAGGGCCGATGTAATCGCAAAAATAATTGAGAAGGAGAAGCCGGACGGAATTCTGAGCGGAATGGGTGGTCAGACAGGCCTCAACATGACCGCTGAATTAGCCGAGATGGGTGCACTTGAAGATGTTGAAATTCTCGGCACCCCCCTTGAAGCCATATACCGTGGTGAGGACCGTGAACAGTTCAGGGACCTGATGAATGAGATCGGTGAACCTGTACCAAAAAGCATGATCCTTGAGTCGATGAGCCAGCTTGATGAAGCCCTGGAAACAGTCGGGCTTCCTGCAATAATAAGGCCGGCATACACCCTTGGAGGCGCAGGCGGTGGAATTGCCAACAGTCCTGAGGAGCTCAGGAGAATTGTCGAGCTTGGTCTTCAGAAATCAAGGATTCATCAGGTACTGATTGAAGAGAGTGTCATTGGATGGAAAGAGATTGAATTTGAGGTAATGCGTGACGCAGCAGACACATGCATAATAATCTGCGGTATGGAAAACGTCGATGCAATGGGCGTCCACACCGGAGAAAGTGTCGTTGTTGCACCAATCCTTACACTAAGGGATGACGAATTCCAGAAGTTAAGGACAGCCTCAATTAAAATAATCCGGGCACTTGACGTACAGGGCGGATGCAATGTACAGCTTGCATATAAAGACGGTGACTACAGAGTAATCGAAGTGAACCCGCGTGTATCAAGATCATCTGCACTTGCATCAAAGGCAACCGGATACCCTATTGCCCGCGTTGCATCAAAGATTGCAATAGGACTTCGCCTGGACGAGATCACAAATACCGTGACCGGATGCACTGCCGCATCTTTTGAACCTGCAATTGACTATGTTGTTGTAAAGGTTCCCAGATGGCCGTTTGACAAATTCAAGGGCGCAGACCGGACACTCACAACCGCAATGAAGAGCACAGGAGAGGTCATGGCAATAGGCCGGACTCTTGAAGAGGCTTTCATGAAATCCCTCAGGTCACTTGATACTGACATCAATGTGCACACCGATCACTCTGAGATAAGGATGCTTCTCAAAAACCCGACAGACGAACGTTTCGGGTGCCTCTTTGATGCCTTCAGACAGGGTTTTTCAGTTGAAGAAGTTGCTGAACTTACAATGATTGATGCTTTCTTCCTACAAAAGATTGCAAATATCATTGAAACCGAAACCAGGCTCAGGTCTGGCAGCCCGTCAGATGCAGAGATCATAAAGGCAGTTGATTATGGATTTACACCGGAAGATATCGCAGAGATAACCGGCCTTGATAAAGCAGCCATCACAGAGATAGCCGGAGATCCGGTCTATAAAATGGTTGACACCTGTGCAGCTGAATTTCCGGCGAGGACACCGTATTATTACTCAACCCGCGGTCTTGATTGTGAGATTGAGAAGAACGGAAAGGATAAGGTTCTGATTCTCGGATCAGGTCCAATCAGAATCGGGCAGGGAATCGAATTTGATTACTGCACCGTCCATGCCGTAATGGCCTTAAGAGAGGAAGGAACCGAGGTTCATATCGTAAACAACAACCCTGAAACTGTCTCAACAGATTTTGACACCTCAGACCGTCTCTTCTTTGAACCTATGAAACTCGGGGATATTATGAATATTCTCAGAAAGGATGACTATGCCGGAGTTATGGTCCAGTTCGGAGGGCAGAATTCAGTCAACCTTGCAATGCCTATTGAGAAGGCCATTCAGGAGGAGGGCCTCAGTACAAAGATCCTGGGTACAACTCCGGCAGCTATGGATATGGCAGAGGACAGGGACAGGTTCAGCCAGCTCCTCGATGAACTGAAGATCCCGTCTCCGGCAAATGATTCAGCATACTCTGAAGAGGAAGCATTTGAGATAGCAAAGAGAATCGGCTACCCGCTCTTGGTAAGGCCTTCATATGTCCTCGGCGGAAGGGCGATGGAACTTGTTCATGACGACATAGAACTTCAGAATTACATCAAAGAGGCCGTCAGGGTATCAAAGAAACACCCGGTACTCCTGGACTCATTCCTCCAGAATGCAATTGAGATTGATGTCGATGCAGTCTGTGACGGAAAAGATGTACTCATCGGCGGAATTATGGAGCATATTGAGGAAGCCGGTGTGCACAGCGGAGATTCAGCCTGTGTTATACCTCCTCAGTCCCTCAGTGATGACGTAATTGAGACAGTAAGGGATTATACAAAAAAACTAGCTCTCGGTATAGGTGTCTGCGGACTTATCAACATCCAGTATGCTGTAAAAGACGGTGTTGTATATGTCCTTGAGGCTAACCCCAGGGCAAGCAGAACAGTGCCGTTTGTATCGAAGGCTACCGGAATTCCGCTGGCAAAAATTGCAGCAAAGGCAATGGCCGGCATAAGTCTCGCTGAAACCGGATTTGAAGAGAAGAAGATCAACCACGTTGCAGTAAAAGAAGTCCTTCTTCCGTTTAACAAACTGCCAGGTGTCGATGCGGTGCTTGGCCCTGAGATGAAGAGCACAGGCGAAGTCATGGGCATCGACTATGACTTCGGGCGTGCCTACTATAAGGCATGTATCGCAGCCGACAATGAACTTCCGCTTGAAGGAACGGTATTTATCTCCGGAGGAGATGAACATAAAGACGAACTTCTTGAGGTTGCCTTAAAACTAAAAGAACTCGGACTTAATATCCTTGCAACCAAAGGAACAGTGGATTTCTTCTCAAAGAACGGACTCGAGGCAAATCTCGTCAGAAAGGTTCAGGAAGGCTCACCAAATATCATTGACATGATGAGAAAAGGGGAAGCCAAATTAATAATCAATACTCCGTCTGACAAGTATTCCAGGCAGGATCATATGCAGATAATGAGATCTGCCCTGGATTATGGCATCCCGTATATCACAACCGTACAGGCAGCCAAGGCAGCGGCACTCGCAATAAAAGCCATTAAAATGGAAGAGGTCACAATCGAGCCGCTGAGCCACTACCACAACATGATATAA
- a CDS encoding ion transporter, translating to MSLSSVKKRVFEILNVAEDGDYVSLAFDIFIFSVIVLNIAVLILGSIRSVLEKYWLIFLLISLFTMIIFIIEYVLRIWSCTSDPRYSEPLKGRIRWALTPFALIDLLVILPYFAFLLFGVDLTALVILRIFRLLKVIKYSDSLSLVVKVIKNERKTLFTTYAALIMVLLVAGTLMYQVEGSAQPEKFASIPDGMWWGVITLATIGYGDVVPITVAGKLLGSIIALIGIGLFALPAGILASGFSREIESAHRAREDEEVYLCPHCKQEVTKKDLWKK from the coding sequence ATGAGTCTGTCATCAGTTAAAAAAAGGGTATTTGAGATCCTTAATGTTGCAGAAGATGGTGATTATGTCAGCCTGGCGTTTGACATCTTTATATTCTCCGTGATTGTTTTAAATATCGCGGTCCTGATTCTCGGAAGCATCAGGTCAGTTCTTGAAAAGTACTGGCTGATCTTTCTTCTTATATCCCTTTTCACAATGATCATATTTATCATTGAATATGTCCTCCGGATATGGTCATGCACATCTGATCCCAGATATTCTGAGCCTTTAAAAGGCAGAATCCGCTGGGCACTGACTCCTTTCGCTCTTATTGATCTGCTTGTAATACTGCCTTATTTTGCATTTCTTCTCTTTGGTGTGGATTTGACAGCCCTTGTTATTCTGAGAATTTTCAGGCTTCTTAAGGTTATTAAATATTCAGATTCACTCTCTCTTGTTGTGAAAGTTATAAAAAATGAGAGAAAAACCCTTTTTACAACATATGCTGCCTTAATTATGGTTCTTCTCGTTGCCGGGACATTGATGTACCAGGTTGAAGGTTCGGCTCAGCCTGAAAAATTTGCCAGTATTCCGGATGGAATGTGGTGGGGAGTTATCACCCTTGCGACAATCGGATATGGTGATGTTGTGCCCATAACCGTAGCCGGAAAACTTCTTGGAAGTATTATTGCACTGATTGGAATCGGGTTGTTTGCTTTGCCTGCCGGTATTCTGGCATCCGGATTTTCAAGGGAGATTGAGAGTGCGCATCGTGCTCGCGAGGATGAGGAGGTATATCTCTGTCCCCACTGCAAACAGGAAGTGACAAAGAAGGATTTATGGAAGAAATAA
- a CDS encoding PAS domain S-box protein: protein MENISGYYENIFEYAGAGLILSNSNEDVILSNRAFSEISGYSRDEIENNMKWPEFIHPDDLKPLYDKYRRFSEDKAGFSRIFEFRLKKKDGSERYVAATVTHIIKNNTFVATFLDITEKKEMNQSLRRRDKILEAIGRHSQLFLESVSWKGNIKAFLSDLGEATGVSRIYLFENTAGPLSGEIMMNEISEWTAEGFEGQIKNPEMQKLTYEKAGVPRWKRVLSKKETIYADISSVDEAERANMEKLGVKSMIIAPVFIIDRWWGFIGFDESEEERKWTKAEIDTLGAAAGIIGSSIYRQESYEEMLSYMNESALRLKNPTSIVNDNLAEIITDLQSRDINTEIIISKLIIQMKNIEQINNNLNELNRSIVERRNEIPDYFRRFITG from the coding sequence ATGGAAAATATCAGCGGTTATTACGAAAATATTTTCGAATATGCCGGTGCAGGACTCATTTTAAGCAACAGTAATGAAGATGTCATTCTTTCAAACAGAGCCTTTTCAGAAATATCCGGTTACAGTCGGGATGAGATAGAAAACAATATGAAATGGCCCGAGTTCATACACCCGGACGATCTAAAACCACTTTATGACAAATACAGACGTTTTTCTGAAGATAAAGCAGGATTTTCACGAATATTTGAATTCAGACTGAAGAAAAAAGACGGTTCTGAGAGATATGTAGCTGCCACTGTTACACATATAATAAAAAATAATACTTTTGTTGCGACATTTCTTGACATTACTGAAAAAAAAGAGATGAATCAGAGCCTCAGAAGGCGTGATAAAATACTTGAGGCAATAGGAAGGCATTCACAGTTATTCCTGGAATCAGTCTCATGGAAGGGGAATATCAAAGCATTCCTTTCAGATCTCGGAGAGGCTACAGGAGTTTCCAGAATATACCTCTTTGAAAATACTGCCGGTCCTCTTTCCGGCGAAATAATGATGAACGAAATATCTGAGTGGACAGCAGAAGGTTTTGAAGGGCAGATTAAAAATCCAGAAATGCAGAAATTAACATATGAGAAAGCCGGTGTGCCAAGATGGAAGAGGGTGCTGAGTAAAAAAGAGACCATATACGCCGATATCAGCAGTGTTGATGAAGCAGAGAGGGCAAATATGGAAAAACTTGGTGTAAAATCAATGATTATAGCGCCGGTTTTCATAATTGACCGGTGGTGGGGCTTTATAGGTTTTGACGAATCGGAAGAAGAGAGAAAATGGACAAAAGCCGAGATCGACACCCTCGGTGCTGCTGCCGGAATAATCGGCTCTTCAATATACCGCCAGGAGAGTTATGAAGAGATGCTCTCATATATGAATGAATCAGCACTGAGACTTAAAAATCCAACTTCCATAGTAAACGACAATCTTGCAGAGATTATCACTGATCTTCAGTCGAGAGATATAAATACAGAGATAATAATATCCAAACTCATAATTCAGATGAAAAATATTGAGCAGATCAACAATAACCTGAATGAACTTAATAGATCAATAGTTGAGAGAAGAAATGAAATTCCGGACTATTTCAGACGGTTTATTACAGGATAG
- a CDS encoding DUF7504 family protein, giving the protein MDIFETDPDEGRIYLILSEASHIKKNNVALIKELTDKNHRIIVITINEPASYLYELYKKGDVRLDKVSFIDAISKFAMGKKPEGVPNAVFVNNPSDLTGLSIAVSNELANVTEEKTYVLIDSVNAMLIYLSSENLAKFMHFVSSKLKILNISGIFLAIERGLDPIIISQLTSFSDDVIDMNGGER; this is encoded by the coding sequence ATGGATATTTTTGAAACAGATCCTGATGAAGGCCGGATATACCTTATTCTCTCTGAGGCGTCACATATAAAAAAGAACAATGTGGCCCTGATAAAGGAGCTTACAGACAAGAACCACAGAATTATAGTGATAACAATTAATGAGCCGGCAAGTTACCTCTATGAATTATATAAAAAAGGAGATGTAAGGCTTGACAAAGTTTCATTCATTGATGCAATATCAAAATTTGCGATGGGTAAAAAACCCGAAGGAGTACCTAACGCCGTCTTTGTCAATAACCCGTCAGACCTTACAGGACTTTCGATTGCAGTCTCAAATGAACTTGCAAATGTGACTGAGGAAAAAACATATGTTCTTATAGATTCAGTTAATGCCATGCTGATATACCTCTCATCTGAAAATCTTGCAAAGTTTATGCACTTTGTATCAAGCAAACTTAAAATCCTGAACATATCGGGGATATTCCTCGCCATTGAGCGGGGGCTTGACCCGATTATAATATCCCAGCTTACAAGTTTCTCAGATGATGTCATTGATATGAATGGTGGTGAGAGGTAA
- a CDS encoding PEGA domain-containing protein codes for MKTGYKIIRAILKPAFILTILCLLFIIPVSAGETATLLWTFEKQTNFPDTEISPDGSYIIAGGVNSGLYLLNSNGKLIWEKKLPSAVNGVDLADNAEICAAAARNGILYVYNREGEYLWSKQAGENMYDVSVSKTGGYIAAGSDDGYLYLFTGTGDLVWSKQPGGNAYGGDICSVSVSEDGEYIAAGKRLFGLYLYRLPGDMEWYRQISEQVNDVAVSPDGKYTGVCGSGGTTTIYRISGEEAERRTNIQPVNSLSISRESRFFATGCQDNYARLFRGGNSEILSYRTSGNVRGVSLSPDGTRMAIASNDGKIYFLALPITDPAMPEPAQPCVPDEEPAATISIYSSPPGAEILIDNRFSGTTPADGISVRNGYHNITLIMDGYTDFSSEISVENGGNLKLNAELTKNEMLSGGVLSAALMIIAALLAGTAGFILGRREKKKFRM; via the coding sequence ATGAAAACTGGATATAAGATTATTCGGGCCATACTGAAACCGGCCTTTATTCTGACCATTCTCTGTTTGCTGTTTATAATTCCGGTATCAGCCGGAGAAACGGCAACCCTGCTGTGGACGTTTGAAAAGCAGACAAATTTTCCTGACACAGAGATATCACCCGACGGAAGTTACATCATCGCTGGCGGTGTAAATTCCGGATTATACCTCTTAAACAGCAATGGAAAACTTATCTGGGAGAAGAAGCTGCCATCGGCCGTAAACGGAGTTGATCTCGCAGATAATGCTGAAATATGTGCCGCAGCAGCAAGAAACGGAATCCTTTATGTCTATAACAGGGAAGGAGAGTATCTCTGGAGTAAACAGGCGGGGGAGAACATGTACGATGTCTCAGTATCAAAAACAGGCGGGTATATAGCCGCCGGATCAGATGACGGATACCTTTACCTCTTCACAGGAACAGGCGACCTTGTATGGTCAAAGCAGCCGGGAGGAAATGCCTACGGCGGCGACATATGCTCAGTTTCAGTATCGGAAGACGGAGAATATATTGCTGCCGGAAAGAGGCTCTTTGGGCTATACCTGTACAGACTCCCGGGTGATATGGAATGGTACCGGCAGATCTCAGAGCAGGTAAATGATGTCGCCGTATCTCCTGACGGGAAATATACAGGAGTCTGTGGATCAGGCGGGACAACCACCATATACCGGATCTCCGGAGAGGAAGCAGAGAGAAGGACAAACATTCAGCCGGTAAACAGCCTCTCAATATCACGTGAAAGCCGATTCTTCGCTACCGGATGCCAGGATAATTATGCAAGGCTTTTCAGGGGAGGAAACAGCGAAATCCTGAGCTACAGGACATCAGGCAATGTAAGGGGAGTATCACTCTCACCTGACGGGACAAGAATGGCTATTGCCTCAAATGACGGCAAAATATATTTTCTGGCACTGCCGATAACCGATCCTGCCATGCCCGAACCGGCTCAGCCCTGCGTTCCGGATGAAGAACCTGCCGCCACTATCAGTATATATTCCAGCCCTCCCGGTGCAGAGATTCTGATCGACAACAGATTCTCTGGAACCACACCGGCAGATGGTATCAGTGTCAGGAACGGATATCACAATATAACCCTCATTATGGACGGATATACAGATTTCAGTTCTGAAATATCAGTTGAGAACGGAGGAAATCTAAAATTAAATGCAGAACTGACCAAAAACGAAATGCTCTCCGGAGGTGTCCTCTCTGCTGCATTAATGATTATCGCTGCACTGCTGGCAGGAACTGCCGGCTTTATTCTCGGGAGAAGAGAGAAAAAGAAATTCCGGATGTGA
- a CDS encoding putative manganese-dependent inorganic diphosphatase, whose product MNHVYVIGHKNPDTDSISSVIGYSSFLNRKSPGKYLPVRCGEINNETEFALEKFGLPAPELIDSVEPNISDLSFIYSISAREDVPTIDIIEMMDENNVRNLPVTDSEGRLKGLMSEHGLAQAYIGRQKIEQLSITPIKLETLGRILQADLIVPTRDLFEGKVYIAIDALHVTLSRLTENDVAIVGDNEPAQLALISAGIAALIIADGAPVGERTINEAKKNQVALLATKLDAFGVGKMINLSLPAGEIMATDVEILRKEDSIEYAKQIVSSSRYRTACVVDEDKKLLGMISRNTFLDEVQKQVILLDHNEFTQAVDGIESAEILEIIDHHRIGAVTTLKPISFLNEPVGSTATIITGKYYESGMTPEKNIAGILLSGILSDTMVLRLSTTSDKDRAMVDYLAGIAEVDPVEFGTELIKRGMQVEGDSLNGLLLRDVKRYELFGRDVVISQVMIPTFEFAEENKDEILKEINDLRSVRNVDVYGAMFTSVFDDGSLLFLSADEHILLISGAKDQPLMLKGVMSRKNDFLPWFGKILKEF is encoded by the coding sequence ATGAATCATGTTTATGTAATCGGGCACAAAAACCCCGATACCGACTCAATTTCGAGTGTAATTGGTTATTCCAGTTTTTTAAACCGGAAATCCCCGGGGAAGTATCTGCCGGTCAGATGCGGGGAAATTAATAATGAAACAGAATTTGCGCTTGAGAAATTCGGCCTTCCTGCTCCTGAATTAATCGACAGTGTTGAGCCGAATATTTCAGATCTCTCTTTTATTTATTCAATTAGCGCACGTGAGGATGTTCCTACAATTGACATCATAGAGATGATGGATGAGAATAATGTACGAAATCTTCCTGTAACCGATTCAGAAGGGCGGCTTAAAGGGCTTATGAGTGAGCACGGGCTTGCTCAGGCATACATCGGCAGACAGAAGATTGAACAGCTCTCAATAACGCCGATAAAGCTTGAAACGCTGGGAAGAATCCTTCAGGCTGATCTGATCGTTCCGACAAGGGACTTATTTGAGGGCAAGGTTTACATTGCCATTGATGCGCTCCATGTGACTCTTTCCAGACTGACTGAAAATGATGTCGCGATTGTCGGAGATAATGAACCTGCCCAGCTTGCACTCATCTCTGCCGGGATTGCTGCATTGATTATTGCTGACGGGGCACCTGTGGGTGAGAGAACCATTAACGAGGCAAAAAAGAATCAGGTTGCACTTCTTGCAACAAAACTTGATGCTTTTGGTGTCGGGAAGATGATTAACCTCTCACTGCCTGCCGGTGAAATTATGGCCACCGATGTTGAGATTCTCAGGAAGGAAGACTCGATTGAATATGCAAAACAGATCGTTTCAAGTTCAAGGTACAGAACTGCCTGTGTTGTTGATGAGGATAAAAAACTGCTGGGCATGATCTCAAGGAATACTTTTCTTGATGAGGTTCAGAAGCAGGTAATTCTTCTGGACCATAATGAATTTACACAGGCAGTTGATGGCATTGAATCCGCGGAAATCCTTGAAATAATTGATCACCACAGAATCGGGGCAGTTACCACATTAAAGCCGATAAGTTTCTTGAATGAACCTGTCGGTTCTACCGCAACCATTATTACCGGAAAATATTATGAATCCGGCATGACTCCTGAGAAAAATATTGCAGGTATTCTCTTATCCGGAATTTTGTCAGATACAATGGTTCTGCGTCTGTCGACAACTTCTGATAAGGACAGAGCAATGGTGGACTATCTTGCAGGCATTGCAGAGGTTGACCCTGTTGAATTTGGCACTGAACTTATAAAGAGGGGTATGCAGGTTGAAGGCGATTCATTAAACGGACTTCTTCTCAGGGATGTTAAGAGGTATGAACTGTTTGGCCGTGATGTCGTCATCTCACAGGTGATGATACCGACATTTGAATTTGCGGAAGAGAATAAAGATGAGATCCTGAAAGAGATAAATGACCTAAGGTCTGTCCGCAATGTGGATGTCTATGGTGCGATGTTTACATCTGTATTTGATGACGGAAGTCTGCTTTTCTTATCCGCAGACGAGCATATTCTCTTAATCTCCGGGGCAAAAGATCAGCCACTGATGCTTAAGGGCGTTATGTCAAGGAAAAATGATTTTCTCCCGTGGTTTGGAAAGATCTTAAAAGAGTTTTAG
- a CDS encoding pyridoxamine 5'-phosphate oxidase family protein, translated as MDIVKIPKMEKEEYDRLISEGFICRIAFQGEKYPYLAPFLYVFDGKFLYFLSTKYGRKNDLYKQNPHVSVEVERYTKDLSCYTFVTMQGYIVQEEDSITKKEVRDMFVNMIRKNNLSQNILAALGHNPSDELESIAAEERSNIWKLTGVTDIVALKNI; from the coding sequence TTGGATATAGTCAAGATTCCAAAGATGGAAAAAGAAGAATATGACAGGTTAATCTCAGAAGGATTTATCTGCCGCATTGCATTTCAGGGGGAGAAATATCCATACCTGGCACCATTTTTATATGTATTTGACGGAAAATTCCTATATTTCCTGTCCACAAAATATGGCCGCAAGAATGATCTGTATAAACAAAACCCGCATGTCTCTGTTGAGGTTGAGAGATATACAAAAGATCTCTCGTGTTATACCTTTGTGACTATGCAGGGTTATATCGTCCAGGAAGAGGACTCAATCACAAAAAAAGAGGTCAGAGACATGTTTGTTAATATGATCAGGAAGAACAACCTCTCACAGAATATTCTCGCCGCGCTTGGACATAACCCGTCTGACGAACTTGAATCCATTGCAGCAGAGGAGAGATCAAACATCTGGAAACTAACAGGTGTAACAGATATCGTCGCACTTAAAAACATCTGA
- a CDS encoding thioredoxin family protein, translating into MTGERIQELDDKNWEKMVENSKKPAIVMFYSETCSHCRTMKPYFEKFAGEYGDRIIFGMLDVVESPWIRERYAIMSTPTFKYFCGGKPVSDLIGAVYPKVLENMIKDMLNHGKECAEKSSDIDYEITGYA; encoded by the coding sequence ATGACCGGAGAGAGAATACAGGAACTGGATGACAAAAACTGGGAAAAAATGGTAGAAAATAGCAAAAAACCGGCTATTGTAATGTTTTATAGTGAAACATGCTCACACTGCCGGACAATGAAACCATATTTTGAAAAATTTGCCGGAGAATACGGGGACAGAATAATCTTCGGGATGCTTGACGTAGTAGAATCACCATGGATTAGGGAGAGATACGCCATCATGTCAACACCTACTTTCAAGTATTTCTGCGGAGGAAAACCTGTATCAGACCTAATAGGGGCAGTATATCCAAAAGTTCTTGAAAATATGATTAAGGATATGTTAAACCACGGGAAAGAATGTGCAGAAAAATCGTCAGATATAGATTATGAGATAACCGGATATGCATGA
- a CDS encoding ribonuclease III domain-containing protein, whose amino-acid sequence MIYSEKRSDILEEKTGYRFVNRNLLEKALTRFAFGKENNLPEGWNMDHLATLGDAAIDLVVIEHLINSGITEKGKISVTKTNIVNMSVLRKLAEELELKDFVLWGKGEEIQHVWTSGRVLAECMEAFAGAVYLDGGIESLKKFLKNSGLYEIYSPV is encoded by the coding sequence ATGATATATTCTGAGAAGAGGTCTGATATTCTTGAAGAGAAGACAGGATACAGGTTTGTCAACCGGAATTTACTGGAAAAGGCACTCACAAGGTTTGCATTCGGAAAGGAGAACAACCTCCCGGAGGGGTGGAATATGGATCACCTGGCAACACTTGGTGACGCGGCAATCGATCTGGTGGTAATAGAACATCTTATAAACTCAGGAATAACTGAAAAAGGAAAGATCTCAGTTACAAAGACCAATATCGTAAACATGAGCGTTCTTAGAAAACTTGCAGAAGAACTTGAACTGAAGGACTTTGTATTATGGGGCAAGGGAGAAGAGATCCAGCATGTCTGGACATCAGGAAGAGTACTTGCGGAATGTATGGAGGCGTTTGCCGGTGCAGTCTATCTTGACGGTGGGATTGAAAGTTTAAAAAAATTTCTCAAAAATTCCGGACTATACGAGATATACAGCCCGGTTTAA